One window from the genome of Oreochromis niloticus isolate F11D_XX linkage group LG20, O_niloticus_UMD_NMBU, whole genome shotgun sequence encodes:
- the LOC100709437 gene encoding nuclear receptor subfamily 1 group D member 1 has translation MDNSPGGGGVILYAGSTGSASPSPGSPSSGYQTQSPSSHSQPSSPEEVTFTEIGALKQRAAGCNTPSSKLVFQFPEVYSSPSTPAATPQHSYAHPIAGKRPCGFPGTFTKTGGMVLLCKVCGDIASGFHYGVHACEGCKGFFRRSIQQNINYKMCVKNENCLIMRMNRNRCQHCRFKKCLSVGMSRDAVRFGRIPKREKQRLLDEMQSYMNSLNESAAMDMDSPSVRESPTSTDDGTSKEAIGAISRAYRDIFTSNSSNQERASKSGNIISSNNNNNTSPFSQDGNFPQVSSHPTSAQSYQSCPVTPASVCPVSSNHNQPAFNNMDSNRYTYLVSSNQNHNKSNATVPQRGSSANHDSFRIAGSTQNQPSCPWKLAPGAKVLACPLNACPVSGAERTSQEIWESFSQCFTPAVKEVVEFAKGIPGFQELSQQDQVMLLKSGTFQVLMVRFCTLFNAGEHTVTFLNGQTYPLPTLRALGMGSLLDAMFEFSEKLGSLGLEPDEMALFMAVVLVSADRSGISDTRAVEQLQEGLIRALRSLITRRRPDDTTLFSKLLLRLPDLRTLNNLHSDKLLAFRIDP, from the exons GAGGAGTAATTCTGTATGCCGGCTCCACTGGCAGTGCCAGTCCCAGCCCTGGCAGCCCTTCCAGTGGATACCAGACACAATCACCTTCTTCACACTCCCAGCCCTCATCTCCAGAGGAGGTTACCTTCACAGAGATTGGGGCGTTGAAGCAGAGGGCAGCTGGGTGCAACACTCCATCCTCCAAACTGGTGTTCCAATTCCCTGAGGTCTATAGTAGCCCCTCAACACCAGCAGCTACTCCACAGCATTCCTATGCACACCCCATTGCGGGGAAAAGGCCATGCGGATTCCCAGGAACTTTCACCA AGACAGGTGGAATGGTCTTGCTTTGCAAAGTCTGTGGAGACATTGCATCTGGTTTCCACTATGGAGTGCATGCATGCGAGGGATGCAAG GGTTTTTTCCGACGGAGCATCCAGCAGAACATCAACTACAAGATGTGTGTGAAGAACGAGAACTGTCTGATCATGCGCATGAATCGGAACCGGTGCCAGCACTGCCGTTTCAAGAAATGCCTCTCTGTTGGCATGTCAAGAGATG CGGTGCGTTTTGGCCGTATCCCTAAGAGAGAGAAGCAGCGACTTCTGGATGAGATGCAGAGCTACATGAACAGCCTAAATGAGTCGGCTGCCATGGACATGGACTCTCCTTCAGTGAGGGAAAGTCCCACCAGCACAGACGACGGTACCTCAAAAGAGGCCATTGGAGCCATTTCCAGAGCCTATCGTGACATCttcaccagcaacagcagcaaccaGGAGCGAGCATCCAAGTCAGGCAACATCATctccagcaacaacaacaacaacacatctCCCTTTTCTCAGGATGGCAATTTTCCTCAAGTCTCATCTCACCCCACCTCAGCTCAGAGTTATCAGTCTTGCCCAGTTACCCCCGCCAGTGTATGCCCAGTCTCCTCTAATCACAACCAGCCTGCATTTAACAATATGGACAGCAATCGCTATACCTATTTAGTGTCATCAAATCAGAATCACAACAAGTCAAATGCTACAGTACCTCAAAGGGGAAGCTCTGCCAATCATGACAGTTTCCGCATTGCAGGCAGTACCCAAAATCAGCCCTCCTGCCCATGGAAGTTAGCTCCAGGAGCTAAAGTGCTG GCCTGTCCTCTCAACGCGTGCCCAGTGTCAGGGGCAGAACGCACAAGTCAGGAGATATGGGAGTCTTTCTCTCAGTGTTTCACACCTGCTGTCAAGGAGGTTGTAGAATTTGCTAAAGGCATCCCAGGATTTCAAGAGCTTAGCCAACAGGACCAGGTCATGCTGCTAAAATCAGGCACCTTCCAG GTTCTGATGGTGAGGTTCTGCACCTTGTTCAATGCTGGGGAGCATACAGTGACATTCCTGAATGGCCAAACTTACCCGCTGCCCACTTTGCGGGCCTTGGGCATGGGCTCTCTGCTGGATGCAATGTTTGAATTCAGTGAGAAGTTGGGTTCTCTGGGACTAGAGCCTGATGAAATGGCTCTCTTCATGGCCGTGGTGCTGGTCTCTGCAG ACCGTTCTGGCATTTCGGACACAAGGGCCGTGGAGCAGCTCCAGGAGGGCCTTATCCGCGCCCTGCGTTCACTGATTACTCGCCGTCGTCCAGATGATACCACCCTCTTCTCCAAGCTGCTCCTGCGCCTTCCAGACCTCCGCACCCTCAACAACCTGCACTCTGACAAACTGTTGGCCTTTCGCATTGATCCTTAA
- the mfsd5 gene encoding molybdate-anion transporter gives MLVTAYLAIVFLLALCVGLELTARRLTPPQSTPTAVANPAFRGFQTIFLRAYLLALWADWLQGPYLYKLYLHYSFLESQIAILYVCGLASCVLFAPFAGWVPQALGRRQTCLLFCLSYSACCLTKLSRDYFVLIVGRILGGLSTSLLSTAFEAWYVHRHVDVHDFPKEWIPSTFTKAATWNHGLAVGAGLVANLLAEWLHLGPVAPFLLAVPCLACCGWVVLTDWGKEEAQGVPEVDKQTLLIGTPNGGVTHLSAKARFSRSCHEGLRCLLSDRRVMLLGGVQALFESVLYIFVFLWTPVLDPHGPPLGIVFSCLMAASMVGSLLYRLATSTQYRLQPGHVLCLAVLMAFFSFFMLTFSTAPGQPRPHESFLAFLLLELACGLYFPAVSFLQGRVIPEEKRAGVLAWFRFPLHLLACLGLLALHGEVLGTGGGEGGGGTRHMFGGCAVMMLAALMAVVSLFTLGRNDTDLRLEGNRAEWEM, from the coding sequence ATGTTGGTGACAGCGTATCTTGCCATAGTTTTCCTCCTTGCCCTGTGCGTTGGCCTCGAGCTTACGGCACGCCGCCTCACCCCACCTCAGTCCACCCCTACAGCTGTAGCCAACCCAGCTTTCCGTGGCTTCCAGACAATATTCCTCAGGGCATACCTTCTGGCTTTGTGGGCAGACTGGCTCCAGGGTCCTTATCTCTACAAACTTTACCTCCACTACAGCTTCCTGGAATCCCAAATAGCCATTTTGTATGTATGTGGTCTGGCCTCTTGTGTTCTCTTTGCTCCTTTTGCAGGCTGGGTCCCTCAGGCTTTGGGCCGCAGGCAGACCTGTCTTCTGTTCTGCTTGTCATACTCTGCTTGCTGTCTCACCAAGCTTTCCAGAGACTACTTTGTTTTGATTGTGGGCCGCATCTTGGGGGGCCTGTCCACATCCCTGCTATCAACCGCATTTGAAGCCTGGTACGTGCACCGACATGTTGATGTCCACGATTTTCCCAAGGAGTGGATCCCCAGCACCTTCACCAAAGCAGCTACCTGGAACCACGGACTCGCGGTGGGTGCAGGGCTGGTGGCTAACTTACTGGCTGAGTGGCTCCACCTTGGGCCAGTAGCTCCCTTTCTCCTGGCAGTCCCCTGTCTGGCTTGCTGTGGCTGGGTAGTCCTGACTGACTGGGGCAAAGAAGAGGCTCAAGGGGTTCCTGAAGTAGACAAACAGACTCTGCTCATTGGCACTCCAAATGGAGGTGTGACCCATTTGTCTGCAAAAGCACGGTTCTCACGCAGCTGCCACGAGGGGCTGCGCTGCCTACTGTCAGACAGGAGAGTCATGCTCTTGGGGGGAGTCCAGGCTCTGTTTGAAAGTGTCCtctacatttttgttttcctgtggaCACCAGTACTGGACCCTCATGGGCCTCCTTTAGGAATAGTCTTCTCTTGCCTGATGGCTGCCAGCATGGTTGGGTCCTTGCTATACCGCCTAGCCACCTCAACTCAATACCGTCTACAGCCTGGGCATGTACTCTGCCTTGCTGTGCTGATGgccttcttctctttttttatgcTAACCTTTTCCACTGCCCCAGGACAACCTAGACCTCATGAATCCTTTCTGGCCTTCCTGCTCCTGGAGCTGGCCTGTGGTCTCTATTTCCCCGCTGTCAGCTTTCTTCAGGGCAGGGTGATCCCAGAGGAGAAGCGGGCCGGTGTGCTGGCCTGGTTCCGGTTTCCTCTGCACCTGCTGGCTTGCTTAGGGCTGCTAGCCCTCCATGGGGAGGTATTAGGAACAGGTGGAGGGGAGGGTGGTGGGGGCACCAGACACATGTTTGGAGGCTGTGCCGTCATGATGCTGGCAGCTCTGATGGCTGTGGTCAGTCTTTTCACCCTGGGTAGAAATGACACAGACCTGAGACTGGAGGGAAACAGAGCAGAATGGGAAATGTAA
- the LOC100709170 gene encoding protein lifeguard 2: protein MTQGKLALANKTTNGSSSGEALVAPAPPSYEEATAGVSAPCYNDVEMLTEFNWDDRNIRRVFIRKVYSILMIQLLVTLAIVAVFTFCDPVKDYIQTNPGWYWASYAVFFVTYLTLSCCSAPRRQFPWNLILLVIFTLSLSYMTGMLSSFYNTKSVVMCLGITAAVCLLVTVFSFQTKFDVTSYQGVLFVFCMVMFISGLVLALVLPFQYVPWLDATYAALGAILFTMFLAFDTQLLMGNKRYTMSPEEYVFATLNIYLDIVYIFSFFLQIFGTKRE, encoded by the exons ATGACACAGGGCAAG CTGGCACTTGCAAACAAGACCACCAACGGCTCTTCCAGTGGAGAGGCCTTGGTGGCGCCTGCACCTCCGAGCTATGAGGAAGCTACTGCAG GCGTCAGTGCTCCTTGCTACAATGATGTTGAGATGCTCACAGAATTCAACTGGGATGATCGCAACATCAGGAGGGTCTTCATCCGAAAG gtgtACAGCATCTTGATGATCCAGCTCTTGGTTACTCTCGCGATCGTGGCTGTGTTCACATTCTG TGACCCTGTGAAGGACTACATTCAGACTAATCCTGGGTGGTACTGGGCCTCTTA CGCTGTTTTCTTTGTCACTTATCTGACCTTGTCTTGCTGCTCTGCACCAAG GAGACAGTTTCCATGGAATCTGATTCTGCTTGTGATCTTT ACTCTCTCGCTCTCCTACATGACAGGGATGTTGTCCAG CTTTTATAACACCAAGTCAGTGGTGATGTGTCTGGGCATTACAGCAGCAGTCTGTCTCCTGGTCACAGTCTTTAGCTTTCAAACCAAG TTTGATGTGACCTCATACCAAGGTGTGCTTTTTGTCTTCTGCATGGTGATGTTCATCTCTGGCCTGGTGCTGGCCCTTGTCCTCCCTTTCCAATAT GTACCATGGCTGGATGCCACCTATGCTGCTTTGGGAGCTATACTGTTTACCATG TTTTTGGCATTTGATACCCAACTCCTTATGGGAAACAAGCGGTACACCATGAGTCCAGAAGAATACGTCTTTGCCACTCTCAACATCTACCTGGATATCGTCTATatcttctcctttttcctccAGATCTTTGGAACAAAGCGAGAGTAA
- the senp1 gene encoding sentrin-specific protease 1, which produces MLNKICEWIETSVASLRNGVPAAEHPHAQRTPRDGQMRRKRPFECLEDGHNIDQDGLVIKKSRMGDLIDTVKNAAEGVKNHSSNVAAWMKNNVSPALRNMLPTSPGLPPGEPHPRPSTSSAIWTGRPILDRNSQNETFAAPSTTLQWKTSKSDWLRNEKSNTGSKVCRRQACMSPVHREVPKTNGHSVNLPPSITPKWQPSPRLGRPLSLRTHGTQSSFSGVGATSSSCTSMYEKTFPIKVVQSPTHSTSSGRLPKTRPRCTAQESVREEEKEVYRQLLTMVSGGQSSYLHNGSSHTIVRSHRDFTSFLTTSRRLLQFSSPTGSAAGETSEGPSSPTSPRGVSSQCSSNLPSPLGAPSKTWFLDRDLSSSRGATLISTPSPSALQDNSSQDTQSSAHDGDSVIIVDEQKSKKQDSSSVPCFQAELWIKELTSMYDSRARERRRQIEEQEALAAQLMQQRLSNEEQRSPDVEVCVRVPLEKELPLSPIIKEEASLEEKPEFPELTEEMEAEVNRVLRGGNPHEVLSEGFGLSLTRKDLQTLSNLNWLNDEVINFYMNLLVERSKDSNMPTVNTFSTFFYPKLRSSGYSAVRRWTKKMDIFSKDILLVPVHLGVHWCLSVVDFRKKSIMYFDSMGGNNDKACEILFEYLQQESKDKKGKELDTSGWILHSKTRNEIPQQMNGSDCGMFTCKYADYITKDKPITFTQKHMPYFRKRMVWEIVNHKLL; this is translated from the exons ATGTTGAATAAAATCTGCGAGTGGATAGAAACGAGCGTTGCCAGTCTTCGCAATGGTGTACCAGCTGCCGAACACCCACATGCTCAACGCACACCAAGAGATGGTCAGATGAGGAGGAAAAGACCCTTTGAATG tttGGAAGATGGCCATAACATCGACCAAGATGGCTTGGTGATAAAGAAATCACGAATGG GGGATCTTATCGACACAGTCAAGAATGCAGCTGAAGGGGTTAAGAATCACAGCTCCAATGTGGCTGCATGGATGAAGAACAATGTAAGTCCTGCCTTGAGGAATATGCTGCCTACCTCCCCTGGTTTGCCACCTGGAGAACCTCATCCACGCCCCTCAACATCATCAGCAATTTGGACAGGGAGGCCG ATCCTTGACAGGAATTCTCAGAATGAGACATTTGCTGCTCCCTCAACAACTTTGCAGTGGAAAACATCAAAATCTG ATTGGTTGCGTAATGAGAAGTCAAATACGGGATCAAAAGTTTGTAGGCGACAAGCGTGCATGAGTCCTGTGCATCGTGAGGTGCCAAAAACAAACGGGCATTCGGTTAATTTGCCACCCTCCATCACCCCTAAATGGCAGCCTTCTCCAAGGCTAGGCAGGCCTTTAAGTCTCAGAACGCATGGAACTCAAAG TTCGTTTAGTGGAGTAGGTGCAACAAGCAGCTCTTGCACCAGCATGTATGAGAAGACCTTTCCCATCAAAGTGGTGCAGAGCCCAACACACAGTACCTCATCAGGCCGCTTACCCAAGACCAGGCCCCGCTGCACAGCACAGGAG TCTGTTcgagaggaggagaaggaggtctACAGGCAGCTTCTGACTATGGTCTCTGGTGGTCAGTCGTCTTATCTTCACAACGGCAGCTCACACACTATTGTGAGGTCTCACAGAGATTT CACCAGCTTCCTGACCACCAGCCGCAGACTGCTACAGTTCTCTTCTCCAACTGGGTCAGCAGCAGGAGAAACGTCAGAGGGGCCCAGCAGTCCCACCAGCCCCAGGGGAGTCTCTAGCCAGTGCTCCAGCAACCTTCCCAGTCCACTGGGGGCCCCTAGCAAGACATGGTTCCTGGATAGGGACCTCAGTTCCAGCAGAGGAGCTACTCTCATATCAACTCCTTCTCCATCAGCTCTGCAGGATAACTCTTCTCAGGACACACAGTCATCAG CTCATGATGGCGACTCTGTAATTATTGTAGATgagcaaaaaagtaaaaaacaagacAGCTCAAG TGTGCCATGTTTCCAAGCTGAGTTATGGATCAAAGAATT GACAAGTATGTATGACTCCCGGGCGAGGGAAAGACGGAGACAGATAGAAGAGCAAGAAGCTCTGGCTGCTCAGCTGATGCAGCAG CGCCTGTCTAACGAGGAGCAGCGTAGCCCAGATGTCGAGGTCTGTGTTCGAGTTCCTTTGGAGAAAGAGCTTCCTTTGAGTCCCATCATAAAAGAAGAGGCGTCTTTGGAAGAGAAACCAGAATTCCCTGAACTTACAGAG GAAATGGAGGCTGAAGTGAACAGGGTGCTGAGAGGGGGCAATCCTCATGAAGTGTTAAGTGAAGGTTTTGGTCTCAGCCTTACACGTAAAGACTTGCAAACCCTGAGCAACCTCAACTGGCTCAATGATGAG GTGATCAACTTCTACATGAACCTGCTGGTTGAGCGCAGCAAGGATTCCAACATGCCAACGGTCAATACGttcagcacttttttctatccCAAGCTGCGCAGCAGTGGCTATTCTGCTGTCCGCCGCTGGACCAAAAAGATGGACATCTTTTCTAAAGACATCTTGTTGGTTCCTGTCCACTTGGGGGTGCACTGGTGCCTTTCT gtgGTGGATTTCCGCAAGAAGTCCATCATGTACTTTGATTCTATGGGAGGAAACAACGATAAAGCATGTGAAATATTGTT TGAATACCTGCAACAGGAAAGTAAGGACAAAAAAGGCAAAGAACTGGATACCTCAGGCTGGATTCTGCACAGCAAAACACGCAAT GAGATCCCTCAGCAAATGAATGGTAGCGACTGTGGAATGTTCACATGCAAATATGCAGATTACATTACCAAAGACAAACCAATCACTTTCACACAG aAACATATGCCATATTTCAGAAAAAGGATGGTTTGGGAGATTGTAAACCACAAGCTGTTGTGA